A genomic window from Deinobacterium chartae includes:
- the trxA gene encoding thioredoxin gives MAKPIEITDQTFASEIQKGLTLVDFWAPWCGPCRMIAPVLEELAEEYQGKVRITKLNVDENPETAMKFRVMSIPTLILFRDGQPIDTIVGAHPKRSFVAKFDQHLAAVN, from the coding sequence ATGGCCAAGCCGATCGAGATTACCGACCAGACCTTTGCGAGCGAGATCCAGAAAGGACTGACCCTGGTGGACTTCTGGGCTCCCTGGTGCGGCCCCTGCCGCATGATCGCTCCGGTCCTCGAGGAACTCGCCGAGGAGTACCAGGGCAAGGTCCGCATCACCAAGCTCAACGTGGACGAGAACCCCGAGACCGCCATGAAGTTCCGGGTCATGAGCATCCCCACCCTGATCCTGTTCCGTGACGGCCAGCCGATCGACACCATCGTCGGTGCCCATCCCAAGCGCTCGTTCGTCGCCAAGTTTGACCAGCACCTGGCCGCCGTCAACTGA
- a CDS encoding glycosyltransferase, which yields MRWEDGLFILAFIGINLALLAWILLALGAQRYHQLTRLEHRKLLEADCNTLPTVSVMVPAHNEQEVIEDTVHALAAQDYPQERFEIIVVNDASTDSTGPLLDALAARYPQLKVLHIPRGVGGKGKSRTLNLGLPHARGEVIAVYDADNTPEPETLRLLVQTLRSDARLVAVNGKVRTRNYAASWLTRFINLEFMYFQWIFQGGRWYWLRLSTLMGTNYVIWRSYLTALGGFDEKSLVDDTEMSFRLLSAGRRVRWVPFATTWEQEPDTLRVWFKQRVRWSKGNFYVTFKYLPQALLRPYPIGVELLHFVLNFLVFFPALIMSTLILVLGLLGIAQVTLPGPFTTLWVMAYLVYVAQMSFVISLEQPGARNYLLGALSYFSYAQLFIPVSIAALRDYVADTVLKREVRWVKTARTKEKP from the coding sequence GTGAGGTGGGAAGACGGGCTGTTCATCCTGGCCTTTATCGGCATCAACCTGGCCCTGCTGGCCTGGATTCTGCTCGCACTCGGAGCGCAGCGCTACCACCAGCTCACCCGCCTCGAGCACCGCAAGCTGCTCGAGGCCGACTGCAACACCCTGCCGACCGTGAGCGTGATGGTCCCTGCGCACAACGAACAGGAGGTCATCGAGGACACCGTGCATGCCCTCGCTGCCCAGGACTATCCCCAGGAGCGTTTTGAGATCATCGTGGTGAACGACGCGTCCACCGACAGCACCGGACCGCTGCTGGACGCGCTGGCCGCCCGCTACCCGCAGCTGAAGGTGCTGCACATTCCCAGGGGCGTGGGCGGCAAGGGCAAGTCACGCACCCTGAACCTGGGGCTGCCGCACGCCCGCGGCGAGGTGATCGCGGTTTACGACGCCGACAACACGCCCGAGCCCGAAACGCTGCGGCTGCTGGTGCAAACACTGCGCTCGGACGCGCGTCTGGTGGCCGTCAACGGCAAGGTGCGCACCCGCAACTACGCGGCCTCGTGGCTGACCCGCTTCATCAACCTCGAGTTCATGTACTTCCAGTGGATCTTCCAGGGCGGCCGCTGGTACTGGCTGCGGCTTTCCACGCTGATGGGAACCAACTACGTGATCTGGCGCTCGTACCTGACCGCCCTGGGCGGCTTCGACGAAAAAAGCCTGGTAGACGACACCGAGATGAGCTTCCGCCTGCTGAGCGCCGGACGGCGGGTCCGCTGGGTGCCGTTTGCAACCACCTGGGAACAGGAGCCCGATACGCTGCGGGTATGGTTCAAGCAGCGGGTCCGCTGGAGCAAGGGCAACTTCTACGTCACCTTCAAGTACCTGCCGCAGGCCCTGCTGCGCCCTTACCCGATCGGAGTGGAACTGCTGCACTTCGTCTTGAACTTCCTGGTGTTCTTCCCGGCTCTGATCATGAGCACGCTGATCTTGGTGCTGGGCCTGCTGGGAATCGCTCAGGTGACGCTGCCCGGCCCCTTTACCACGCTGTGGGTCATGGCTTACCTGGTGTACGTCGCCCAGATGAGCTTTGTGATCAGCCTCGAGCAACCAGGAGCCCGCAACTACCTGCTGGGTGCCCTGAGCTACTTCTCGTACGCCCAGCTGTTCATTCCGGTGAGCATCGCCGCCCTGCGCGACTACGTCGCTGACACGGTCTTGAAGCGCGAGGTGCGCTGGGTCAAGACCGCCCGCACCAAGGAGAAACCATGA
- the plsX gene encoding phosphate acyltransferase PlsX, whose translation MGGDHAPAVTVAGALAAARAGIPVLLVGNEVRLHAELGSQAAGLPIEVVPAADVIRMDEHASDVRRRPEASVNVAVRLVKEGRAAAAVSMGHSGATMAAALLGLGRLPGVDRPAILTMAPSQKGSIALLDVGANADVRPQYLQQWAVLATYYLRAVRGVSDPSVGLLSIGEEEGKGNALVLEAYALLKNTPGIRFHGNVEGRDIFRGTTDIVVTDGFTGNVVLKTAEGEAKVLFGWIKEALSSSPLAKIGALLVRPALRGVAAKLDPSEHGASVLLGVKGLAFIGHGSADARAVEMAVRRAAEARDSGLIERLQEFRLD comes from the coding sequence ATGGGCGGGGACCATGCTCCTGCGGTGACCGTGGCGGGGGCGCTGGCGGCTGCCCGCGCGGGTATCCCGGTGCTGCTGGTCGGTAACGAGGTGCGGCTGCACGCCGAACTGGGCAGCCAGGCCGCCGGGCTTCCCATCGAGGTCGTGCCGGCTGCGGACGTCATCCGCATGGACGAGCACGCCTCCGACGTGCGCCGTCGTCCGGAGGCCTCGGTGAACGTCGCCGTGCGCCTCGTGAAGGAAGGTCGCGCCGCCGCCGCCGTTTCGATGGGGCACAGCGGGGCTACCATGGCCGCAGCCTTACTGGGTCTGGGACGCCTGCCCGGGGTAGACCGTCCGGCCATCTTGACCATGGCGCCCAGCCAAAAAGGCTCGATTGCCCTGCTCGACGTGGGAGCCAACGCCGACGTGCGCCCGCAGTACCTGCAGCAGTGGGCGGTGCTCGCCACCTACTACCTGCGCGCGGTACGCGGCGTGTCCGATCCGTCGGTGGGCCTGCTCTCCATCGGCGAGGAGGAGGGCAAGGGTAACGCGCTGGTCCTCGAGGCCTACGCGCTGCTCAAGAACACCCCCGGCATCCGTTTCCACGGTAACGTGGAAGGCCGCGACATCTTCCGCGGTACCACCGACATCGTGGTGACCGACGGCTTTACCGGCAACGTGGTCCTCAAGACCGCCGAGGGCGAAGCCAAGGTGCTGTTCGGCTGGATCAAGGAAGCCCTCAGCTCCAGCCCGCTGGCCAAAATCGGTGCGCTGCTGGTGCGCCCGGCCCTGCGCGGCGTGGCCGCCAAGCTCGACCCCAGCGAACACGGCGCTTCGGTGCTGCTCGGGGTCAAGGGGCTGGCGTTTATCGGTCACGGCAGCGCCGATGCGCGGGCAGTCGAGATGGCCGTGCGCCGTGCGGCCGAGGCCCGGGACTCGGGGTTGATAGAACGCCTGCAAGAGTTCCGGCTGGACTAG
- a CDS encoding NYN domain-containing protein, translating to MEKVALFIDGANVYAAAKRLGWNFDHRKILEYFSRQGRLYNAFYYTAVPYPMDDKQKRFIDALTYMGYTVRTKPLRELTDSETGETHRRANLDIEMVTDLLATVDLYDTAILLTGDGDFERPVEVLRNKGKRVIVASIPEMTSYELRNAADEYVDLKDIRVDVERPGYRLPSELRHAESKPYYMPAPEESEESSPEWRER from the coding sequence ATGGAAAAAGTCGCGCTGTTTATCGATGGAGCCAACGTGTACGCGGCGGCCAAACGTTTGGGCTGGAATTTCGACCACCGGAAAATCCTGGAGTACTTCTCCCGTCAGGGGCGCCTGTACAACGCCTTTTACTACACGGCGGTGCCCTATCCGATGGACGACAAGCAGAAACGCTTCATCGATGCGCTCACCTACATGGGCTACACCGTGCGCACCAAACCGCTGCGTGAACTGACCGACAGCGAGACCGGAGAAACCCACCGCCGGGCCAATCTGGACATCGAAATGGTCACGGACCTGCTGGCCACGGTGGACCTGTACGACACCGCCATCTTGCTGACCGGCGACGGTGACTTCGAGCGTCCGGTCGAGGTGCTGCGCAACAAGGGCAAGCGCGTGATCGTGGCGTCGATCCCCGAGATGACCTCGTACGAACTGCGCAACGCCGCCGACGAGTACGTGGACCTCAAAGACATCCGCGTCGACGTCGAGCGCCCCGGTTACCGCCTGCCCAGCGAACTTCGCCACGCCGAAAGCAAGCCCTACTACATGCCCGCCCCCGAGGAGAGCGAGGAAAGCTCCCCGGAGTGGCGCGAACGGTGA
- a CDS encoding DUF309 domain-containing protein, which produces MNQALYRGAELFNDGRYWEAHEAWEAVWLRSEGEFRHYVSALILLAAALHKRWVMGSRSARNYHKALRHLALLPRVYDGVDLEDLRAQVERALEVLEPRPLLVLTTSDLPKDK; this is translated from the coding sequence ATGAATCAGGCACTTTATCGGGGTGCTGAGCTGTTCAACGACGGCCGTTACTGGGAGGCGCACGAGGCCTGGGAAGCGGTCTGGCTGCGCTCCGAAGGCGAGTTCCGCCACTACGTCTCGGCGCTGATCTTGCTGGCGGCGGCGCTGCACAAGCGCTGGGTGATGGGCAGCCGCTCCGCGCGCAACTACCACAAGGCCCTGCGCCACCTGGCGCTGTTGCCTCGGGTGTACGACGGTGTCGACCTCGAGGACCTGCGCGCGCAGGTAGAACGCGCGCTCGAGGTCCTCGAGCCGCGCCCCCTGCTGGTGTTGACCACATCCGACTTACCAAAAGATAAGTGA